Within the Desulfatiglans anilini DSM 4660 genome, the region AGGATCCCATATACTGCCGCGCGATCTCACGCTTCGCCATCGACCAGATCATGTTCCGCTGAAGGACTAACAGCCGGATGAAATAGTAAAAACTCTTAAACATGTATCCCTGTAACCAGAGGTTATCGACAAAAGGCCTTTTTACGGCCGGGCACCGAATCAGTGCCTCCCTCTAAATGATCTCCGTCGGCAGGATGCCCCATTTCTTCAAGAATACTGCCCTCCGTTGCACACCTCCCGTTCAACTCCCGTTCGAGTTCCTTCACACGGGCATTCAACACGGTGATCTGCTCCAACCGGGCCTCGCTCTCCTCTGCCACCGACGTCAGGCGATCCCGAAGAAGAGCGATCTGATCCCCCCGTGCTATCCGGTCCGCCTCCAGACGCCCGACCTCATCGAGAAGACTGCCCTCCGTTTCGCACTTCCCGTTCAACTCCCGTTCGAGTTCCTTCACACGGGCATTCAACACGGTGATCTGCTCCAACCGGGCCTCGCTCTCCTCTGCCACCGACGTCAGGCGATCCCGAAGAAGCGCGATCTGATCCCCCCGTGCTATCCGGTCCGCCTCCAGACGGGACAATTGCAGCGCCAGAGAATCGAGCTCGGCCTGCTTGCTACGGAAGGTTTCCTCCAAACCCCATATCTGCTCTTTCGAGAAGCCCATCTGGGTCGGTCTGAGATAGGACTCGATGCCGTGTCCCTCGATAGGCAGCCGCTCCGACTCCCGATCAATCTTACACGCCTGCTGATCGTGATCCGAAGGGTGGAACAGATTCCACCGAATCTGGTTAAGCTCCAAACCCAGCCTCTCGATCTCTGAATCTTTGCATCTGATTTCCTCCCTCAGAGATCTGTTCTGATTCGAAAGGATCGAGCGCTGCTGATCGACTGCGGCAAACCGTTGCGCCAACTCCTCGACAAGTTCGATCCTTATGGACCGATCGGATGAAAGATGCGACACCTTTTCTTCGAGAAGCATTAATTTTTTACGCAGATCCGCTTTCTCAGATTCCGCAGTCGACGCTGCCTTCAGAAGTCCGGGGCATGTCTTTCTGAGGGACCAAGAAAGCAGGTCGTCATAGATTCGAGCCGTAAACGGGCCCATCTGCCCGGACGCTGTCTCAGCCTCGCAGCGGGGGCTGTGCCACAAGGTCTCCAAAACTCCGGAGTCTCTTGGCCCCATAACCGCCGAGCCTGTCCTCGTTGCGCGATTCTCCATCAAACTGCCGTAAAGCGCCAAATACTGCCCGACCATCCGCTCAGAGCCGCATTTCACCTCCACCGCCGCGCGGGCCGCATTCCCGGCCTCCCGGATCTTGACGCGGTCCGCCGCCAACCTTGAAAGCGCATTGGCCATTTGCGAAAAATCCCCCGGTTCGACCAGCCAGCCTTCCTCGCCGGACTCCAAGAGATCCCGCGTATCCGATCGATCCAGGGTCATGACAGGTACGGCGCAACACATGGCCTCCAAAAGGCCGGCAGGCAAACCCGAAGTCAGGACCGGCGCGAAATAGAGGTCGACGGACTCATACAACGCGTTCCAGGCATCCGTCGATTCGGGATATGGCACACGGATGAACGGCAGCCCCGTTTCGCCTTCGGATCGGTTCCCAATCCCCGGCGCAATGAATTGGAGGGTCCCGTCCTGCACCAGCTTTCGAATCTCCGTAGCATCCAGAAGCGAGCGGAACGCATCCCAGGCCCCCCTCGCATCGCGGCCCTCGGCCCGCATGCACGGACCAGCTATGAACACCTTCAGAATACCTTTCCAGGCCCTGCCATTTCCTCTCGCTTCTCTTTGCGTCGGCACCTTGAATGCAGACGCATCGATCCCTTTTCGTATCAACCGGATCTGCCTGCCGCGAAAGACCTTGCTTTTTTCTGCACACTCAAGGATCCAGACATCCGCTGCGACGGCAGTGAAAGAGCTCGCTCGATACAATGCTGTTTTGTCCTCGAGCAAAACCGACGGCAGGCCATAGGGATCGTCAATCAGCTGCGGACAGCCGACGCAGCCATCACAATATTTCTCGCAGCGGCCCGCGTAATGGCAGCCCCCGGTCATCGGCTCCTGCCCATACAGGGTCCATACGACCGGCCTGCCCGAAGCAAACACCCGCTGAAGCCCCACGGGAGACAGGAACCCCGCGACATCATGAACGTGGATCAGGTCTGCGCCTCGGATCCACTCGGAGGAGGAGACATCCCATCCGGGATAGGGGAACCTGAAAGGGTCTGAACGGAAAGTGGTCCGATTCTGGTCTATGTAGGCCCTCTGGACAATCGAACCGAAGCTGGCAGCATTCCCTTCCGGTGATTTCACCCTGATGACGGTTTCATCATCCTCATTTTTATTGAGAACAATGCAGCGAGACATATGCCCGGAACGCAGCAAAGACCGGTGAAGTTCCAGAAGCTGCCGGTTGTCGTTCGAAACCGGATCATGTGTGGATATGTGCGCTATAAACATCACTTTTTGCTTTCGCCCGTGGCCATGGATCAGCATGGGCAAGATTTCCCAGCCCACCGCAGGCAACTTTGCCTAATCTTCGACCAACATCGAAATGGGACAGACGAGTAAAAGAGGGCTTCCCCTGCCGGAATGCAGGGTCTCCTTCACGGTCCCGCCTGCCCCCTCCTACCCCTGCATAAATCCCTGCATCCCGAGATTTAGCAGCCTGTCACGGCATGGAGCATATTTCCGCAAGAGGGACCGCTTCGCACGCGATCATCAGCAGCCAGAGATCAGGGGTCTCGATGGCTGCATCTTCCAAAGTCAGCTTCAACGTCAAGCGATTCACCCCCTCATGGAGCGATGCCCTCAAGAGCACCAGGCAATCACGTTCATGCCCGGTATACGGAACCACGAAGGGTGTAACTTCACAATCCTCATGAACAAGAACCCCGTGCACATTCTGATGAAAGCTGCGGCAGCGGAAACCAAGCAGATATTCTTCGGCCTTCGGACAATCGATGCTCAGGCATGCCTCCGGGTTGATGATCCAGCGGATTCCAGCAGGTAGGCTCAAGTGCGGATAAGCCACCTCTTTGGCCCTGAATCCGGACAGGAACGTCATCCCGGTCGCGAGCTTGGTACAGTTCGGCGTAACGATTATAGATTGGTCTGTTTCTCTACAATCATATGCCTCGTTTCGCAAACCCCATTTTCGGGTCGCAAAGTTGAACCGGATGACTTTGCCTGCATAGCCAAAGACCTCCATCGCATCCAGCGAACGTACCACCCGCTGGTGGCGTTCCCATTCCGCATCGCGCACCTCCCTGTCGACGATCCTTTCAACCTCCTCATAGTAGTCGTCCAAGAATTCGGAGAGCTGCCCTCGCCGCCTTCGGTGCGAGGCAAAGTGGAAATCAGCCACCACGTATTCGGCATATTCGGCAAACCGCCTCCATAAATCGAAATCTCCAGCAAGCCGCAGATCAGGCCTCAAACCGCCGACCCTCTGCCATAGGGCCGCCCGCCAGAAAGTCCCTTCCTGCATGACGAACCCCAGACGCCGGCCGTCAAAGATACCTGCTCTCAAGGACCTTCTCGGATAAGGGGTAAGCTCGAAAACGCCAGTCATTGCGCCTTCCTGATCGATGAGCGCCGCACGGCCCCCTACCCAATCCACACTCTTGAACGTTCCCAACAGGTGTCCCGCCGCTGCAAACGCTCCCTGCAGCAGCCGGTCATCCGCATTGAGCCAGGTCATGTAATCCGTTTCCTCGAGACCGATATGCTCAAAGCCGCGATTCACGGCATCGTACATGCCTTTGTCTGCGCCGGTTGCAAAACTGAATTCAATGCCCTTGCAAAAAAGCGGCAGGGATCCACCACTGAGGCGTTTCTCCCATTGCTCGATTTTCTCCAGGGTTCCGTCGCTCGAGCCTCCGTCCTGGATATGGTATCGTATCCGAAAAGGACCAGCCTGCGTCAGAATGCCGGCGATGGCTTCATCGATAAACGCCTCCGCGTTCAGACAGGGCGTTACGATGCAGAACCGGGGAACTCTGTCCACGGAAATCTCGGGTGTCAGATCCTTGCCGTGTTCAGAGAGGGCCGGAGGACTTCTGATTCCACGCTCGGACTCGGCCTTTTCGACCCGATCAGGAAGAGAGACCTGGTTCAGGATATACTCGTTCCAACGCAGCCCCTGTCCCAGCAGGCTGAAGCGATCCTTTGCCAGCTTGCGGCCTGCCTCGCCATACTCACGGCATGTGTCGGGACACGACATAAAAAAACGCAACGCATCCACCAGAGATGCAACGCCGACCTCTTCCACCAAGCGCGCGTTCAGCCCGTGCCGCGCGATTTCGGGGACGCCGCCGACGGCAAATGCCGCGACAGGCACTCCGCAGGCCGCGGCCTCCATGATCGTCTGACCAAATGCCTCTTCCGTGGAGGTCGCCATGAAAAGATCCGCAGCACCGTAGAGAAGCGGCATTTTGCAATGCTCGTCCACAAACCCCACCGTGTGGGCACGCTCGAACCGCGTGGAGTTGTCGCCGAAGAGCAGGAAACAGGCCTCATTTTGAAGGATCGCCAACACTTCATCGAAAAAGCGGCCCCCTTTGCGGTGATCCTGCACGTTTACGGCGCCGCCCAGAATGACGAAGGCGTCCAAGGGGATGCCGAGCAATCGCCGGCACAGATCGCGGGGCATGGGTTTGAAGACATCCGTGTCGAGGCCGAGATAAACCACCTCTGCGTTGATGGAATCCCCCAGGGCAGACCGGGCGAAGCCCAGGGTCCACAGGCTGTTGGTCGCAAGCGGGATCCCTGAAGTCCCGCTGAAGATCGTCCGGCGGAGCCTCCACGCCTCGGCAATATCTCCGGCATGCAGGGGCGGGTAACTATCACAGGTCAAACAGCTTTCATCGCAGCCGGTCAGATACAGACGGCACTCGCCGGGATAGGCGCACCGGCCGGTGAAAAGATAGCAGTCATGGGCGTAGGCGACCGTCAAGACGTCGAGATCCCTCAACCCCAGGAAGATCTCCAGAGGCCATCCAGCGGCATGCAGATTACCGACGATCACCACGTCAGGCGCCTCGGCTGCGATCTCAACGGTCAGTGCCTCGACGATCGCCCCTGCGCTCCGGCCGCACTCCAGATGCAGGTGCTTTCTGGAATGCAGCCCTTGCCAGGCCTCGGAGGCACCCGCCAGGATCATCTCCAAAGGCTCTTTTTCGCCGGCATCCCAGCACAGCGCCTTGACCTCGTGCCCCATCATCAGAAACGACTTGATTTGGCGCAACTCCGCCAACCCGGCCCCATAGCGGAAACCGATGTCATTCAGGAAAAGAACCTTCAGGGCCGCTCCGCTCTCGAGCTTCCCCCGAATACGCTCCCGGGCATTCGTCATCAACCCCGTTCCCCGCGATGCTTCCGGCTCACTTGCTGCAGCTCCGCCAAAAAGGGTAGATCCCCATGGGTCTTCTGCTCCCCGTGCACCCTGAAAAGCGCCAGAACATCGGGGACATGTACGATTCCGGCCCCTGCAAGGGCCATCCTCACCCAGAGGTCATAATCCATGCTGTAATACAGGGACCCGTCGATCTCTCCGCCGCTCCTGCGCCAGATCTCTTGAGTCCAGAAGACTTCGGGCTGAAAGAAAAAACCCCCCTTTTGCCAGGAGCCGTCAATGTCCAGGAGCCGATCCAACGGCAAAGGAACCACCTCCCCTACAGGCATCGCATTATGATGCCTATGGAAAGGCTTCTTTTCGAAGCCGTGCACCAGTTCGCATCCGCCGGCCACCATATCCGGCCCGTACTGGTCGAAGGCCATCGCCACACGAACCAGGGTCCAGGGCAGATAGCGATCATCGCTGTTCAGCCAGGCAAGAATCTCGCCTGTCGCCTGTCTGAACCCCTTGTTCAAGGCGTCGGACTGCCCTTTGTCTTTTTCACTGACGCAAAAGGCGAACCTGTGCCGATAGCGCTCCAAAATGGAGGAGGTGCCGTCCGTCGAACCTCCATCTATCAGGATATATTCCAGATTCGGATACCCCTGCATCAAGACAGAGCGGATGGTCTCCTCCAGAAAGATCCCCTGATTGAGCGTCACCGTCACAACGGAAATCTTTGGCCAAGGATTCCCCGAAGGCATCTTTTGAGGCAGTTCGAACACCGGGGTCCGCCGCGGCCACTCCTCCGACGAATAGACCAATTTATCATTGGCGGCCGGATCCAGCCAGGCAGCGGGGGGGCCTTCGAGAATCCTCACACCATGGAACGTACGCGCTTTCATGGGTTCTGCCAAAACGGGATCTTCGCCCGCCGGCGCGCCGCCCGTCTGAACGATGAGACTGTCCCGCCCCAATCGTCCTTTTATAAGGCGCACGTCTCGACGGGCCGCCTCATTGTCCCACACAAGGCCGTCATAGCGTGCCAAGGCGTCAGCCGCCTCCAGACCGAGCCACTCTGCCAGAGGCTCCTCCTGGACCTCGAATCGAAAAGCCTTTTCCCTTTCCTTCACCCAACTCGGAACCCCCAGGACCATCACCTCCGCCCCGGCCCCGGCCATGATGCAGGCCGCCTGGAGATTCCGCCGGGTGGCATTGACGACCAATACCCTTTTCAGACGAACGGCCAATTCGAAAAGAAACGCCATGGCACGGTCGTCGAAATCCCCCCCGAGCGTCCTCGCGAAGCTGAGCGCCTCGATGACAGGTGCGTCTATAGAAGCCGCCGCAACGCCGCTCTCGGCAGGTTCGGCAAAGTCGAATGTCTTCAGCAAGCGCAGACTGGCGAGATAGAGTTCATCGAGCAAGCGAAAATAGTGGTTGAACGTGTCCTCCCCCTCGCATAGATCCATCCGGAAATTCTCATCCATCAGAAATTCATGCAGTTCGGCAAAGGGTTTGTGCGATGCAAGAAACCTTCTTACCGGGAGGCTCGTCCCGGATTTTAAATCTGGGGATTTTCTAACTATATCATCCATCTCTTTGATCATCGAATGATTCGACCTTATGTGATCAGCCCATCGACGCTTGTTCTCATCGGCTTCAGTCTCAAACGAAGAAATTTTCATTCTAAGGGATTCATTTTCATCCTGCAGGCATCCCGTTCTAGAATAGATTACATCCAGTTCATCACGCAATTCGACAGCGGTTTGCTCATAGTGGACAAGCGCGTCGAGATGCCCGTCGCGCTGCGCCAGAACAGCATCAAGGGATTTCCTCAGATCCTCGATTGCCCCTTCGAGCGCTCCGATTAGATTTGCTGTCTCGTCGCTGTCCTTTTCGATATCACTCCTCAGCCGCTTCAGTTCTCCAATCCTTGCCGGAGGGAATTTGCCGGCCTCGACAAACCGGTCAGCTTCAGCCGCCATGCCAGGAGCGTTCTTTTCTCCGGAAAGCAGGGTTTCCTTCAACAATTCCATCAGAATGCCGGCATAAACCGAAGCGAATCGGGGGCCTGTCTCACGCAGAAAGACCGGCTCTCCCGGCCCCGTGGCGAAGGACTTCCTCCCCTGCGCGTCCTGCCTGCCGCGGCCATTTTTGACGGAGAGTTCCTCGAAGAGAGCGAGGTAGGCGGCCGCCTGATGCCCCAGAGCGAATCGCTCGAGCGCAACCCGGCGGCAACGTTCTCCCATGGCCAACCGCTTTGCCGAGTCCCCGGCAAGATCCAGGATCGCCCGCGTCAAGGCCTCCAGATCCCCCGCAGCCGCCAGCCTCCCGGTCTTACCATCCTCGATCATTTCGGGGACGCCGCCCACCTCGAACGCCGCCACCGGGGTGCCGCAGGCCATGGCCTCCATAACCGTATTCGGGAGGTTGTCTTCGAGACTCGACAAGACGAACACGTCCGCCGCGCCATAGGCATCCCGAATCCATTCCAAGTCGGAGAGGCGGCCCAGTCCGCTCACCGGCAAACCGATCCGCCCTTGAACTTCCTCGGAGCCGCTCCCGAATGCCAACACCCGGGTCTTTCCCTTTCGCGCGCGATCCGCAAACGTAAGATCCTCCAGGCACGCATTGAGGCAGGTGCAGAGCGAAGCGATATTCTTCCGCTTTTCCATTAAGTTGTCTGCGGAAAAAAGAACGACGAAGGCATCCGGTTCGATGCCGAGCCGTTTTCTCACCTCCTCACGGTTGCCGGGTTTGAACTCTTCCGTGTCGATCCCGTTTGGAATGACCTCGATGCGGAGCCCCTTGAACAGGGCGCTCGCGGACGCGCACCCGGCCATCCAGAGGCTGGGTGTGACAATCACCGGTTGGGCTCCCCTCCACAGCTCCGCCTTGTCCTTCAATACCATAGCCGGCAGGTCGAAAGGACCCGGCTCGATCTGGGGGCACCCCGAGCACTCCAGGCGATACCCCTCACAGCCGGCGGAGTAGTGGCATCCGCCGCTGAACGGATGCTGATCGTGCAAAGTCCAGACCACGGGTTTTCCCAGCGAAAAGAGCCTTTGCAGACTGACAGGCGACAAAAATCGGGCAACCCAGTGCAGGTTGATCACCTCCGCACCTCTCAACTCGGGCAGCCCCGAAATGTCCCACCCTGGATAGGGGAGCGAGAAATAGGTATTGCTGATGCCAGTGCGCCTCTTGTCAAGGTAGCTTTCCAGGGTGCCTTCCACCCAAAAGGGCTCTCGAAGGTCGGCAGGAGATTCCATCCCTTCGAAAAGCGGAATGACCGATGCATCGTCATGAAAATCGCTTTGGCGCACGATCATGAGACTCTCGGCCCCTGCGGCGGCCAGCCCCTTGTGCAGCCTGCGAGCGGCTATAGCAGCGCCGCCCAGCCTGTCATAGGTGTTGATCAGGACGGTTCGCAATACCCTTAAACCTTTCCTATTCTCACGAAAAAAGCTCTTTTTTCCAATGGCTTTACCCACGGGAAAACGGAATTCTTCGACCCTATAGGTACAGATCTACCAGGCGCAGCCTGCAAAGAAGGCAGAGCCCGGCACGAAGGGTTGGGGCGCAGACCTCTGTATAAGGCCCTCAAAAACTGCACTCCCTTTTCTCATGCACTTGTTTCTGGAACCCTACTATAGACCCCCGGCCAAAGGCAATGGTACCCTTTTCATGAGCATCCAGCCGAAGACCCCCCCCTTCCCCTGACTCACCGCGGTAAAATGGTTCTCGATATATTCCCATAACAAAGGATGCGTGTCCCTGAAGGAGAGCCCGTCGGCGCGCAGAACCACCTCCTCTCCCATGAACACCCATCCAACCTTCTTCTCCTCGAGCGCAGCGATCTTTTCCAGCTGTCTTTCTTCCGAATCAGGAAAGAGAAAGTAGAGTTCCCAGAGCGGAGACGTCTTTTCGAGAATCGGGTAGAACCCCGGCCAGTACGGCACCACAAGGATTCGATCCTCCCGGTCGAGATGACGGGCGACCGCATCCTTGACCCCGTCGATCGTGAGCGCCTCCGCACCGTACACCACCAGTGCATCCCCCCCGATCTCCGTTTTCACCAACGCTCCGGGCGGAGCGGAGAACCTCTTGTAAGCGGGGTTCGCAAGGCCCGCGGAAAAGCAGGAGGCGCAGACCAACCCGGCTCCGGCCGCGAAGGCCGCAACCCCATGCCAGGCCCTCCCTCCTCGAGCCAGCCACCGGACGGCAAACACCGCCAGCAGCAAGAATGCCGGGATTCCCTGCGCCAGATGGGGAAGATCCGCGCGCCCGAAGACATGGTGCAGGTAGGGCAGACCCACCACGGCACAGGCAACCGCTAAATCAGGGAGCGTCCGCGGGCGCTTCCTGATCGCGCCGACCGCGGCGCCGATCAGGACCGCTGCATAAGAAAGAGGCAGCAGCACGAAGAAAAGGCCCGTGCAAAGCTCGTGCAAGAACCGGATTCCGTCCATTCCCGGGCCGCCGGCCCTCCACGGCCAGGGCACCTCCAGATAAAGATTGGCTCCGCCAGAGGCAATGAACTCAAACCGTCTCAGGCAGCCTTCCAGAAAACCGTCCACGCCGACAAGCATGCCGGCGAGGGGCAGCAAACCCGTCAGGACCCCCGCCGTGAAGGCGCCGAACCGATGAAGCACCGCACGGAATTCAGCCCCGATCCCTGCCAGAAACATCACCGTCAGGTAGCTCAGCCCAATGTAGGCGCCGTGGTTCTGACCAAAAAAGGCCGCTAGGCCGGCAAAGCACCCGCCCCAGAAAAAGCGGGCACCGGAGGGCCGCTCCAGCAGAAGGCACGCACCGTAAACAGCCATGAGCACGATGCTTTGTTCAAAGGTCTTGTACCAGGGGATCATCCAGATCATGATCAGGCAGGCGGCGCCCGCCTGGGCCAGACGGCTCGAAAGCATCGGCTTCAAGACCAGCATCCCGCACGACAAGCCCAGCCACTGAAAAACGCCTGCGGCCCAGCGGAGCCCCATCGGGCCGTCGCCGAAAAGGCCGGTGAGTGCGGCGCAGAAATAGTACCGGCCCGGATCGTAGGAGAGAAAATCCTTTATGGGAACCTCCCCCGCGCCCGTCCGCCAAACCCCGTACCATAAAGAGCCCTCATCGAGCAGATTGAAAAACAGGTCGTGCTGCGCCCAAACGAAACACGCCACGATGACCGCGGAGATTCCGCACAGGACCAGGCCCTCGCGGACCGTCCGCGTAGCATCCTTTACAGGGGAACGCCCCAAATCAAACCCCACCGGCTGCACACGGCCTCCTGCCTGATCCCCAGGCAAACGCATTCATCCATACCCTGAAAACCCCCTGCCCGGCTCCTACGTATCGGACCTCTCAAATCCCCCAATCCAGCGACCATTTTTAAACCTTGCCCCGCAGTCTCCGGTGTTGTTATAGTTTTTGGCGTGTTCGAGCAATCCCCTATCCATGCTCAACCGGGGATCCTTGTCGGGCACCCGCAGGCCTGAAACGATTTTTTTCGGCGCCGCACACACCAGGGACAAAGCGAGGCCTATCCCTGCCCTTACAAACCCTTTTCGGACGGGAGCGCCATCCCGGCCGTTATTGGACCGAACATTGAGACTCAGGATACTTGTGACCGGCGGGGCTGGTTTCATCGGCACCAATTTTGTTTACTACCTGATGAAACGGTACCCTCAATACCGCATCCTCGTTCTCGACGCCCTGACCTACGCTGGCAACCTGGAGAATTTCTCGAGCGAAATCAAGGAAAATCCGAACTTCAGATTCATCCGGGGCGATGTCTGCGACGCGGCGCTCGTCCTCGATCTGGTCAGGGAGGTCGACTGCGTCGTGCATTTCGCGGCCGAAACGCACGTCGCACGCTCCATCTTCGACGACCGAAAGTTCTTCAAGACCGACGTCCTGGGCACCCAGTCGGTCGCCAACGCGGTCCTGCGCAACAAGGATCATATCCGGCGCTTCATCCATGTGTCCACATCGGAGGTTTACGGCACCGCCCTGTATCAGCCCATGGATGAAGACCATCCCCTGAACCCGATGACGCCTTACGCCGCCGCGAAGGCCGGCGCCGATCGCTTGGTTTACAGCTACTGGCGGACCTACGATCTCCCGATCGTCATCGTCAGGCCTTTCAATCAGTACGGCCCCTATCAGCATCTCGAAAAGGTCATTCCCCGGTTCATCAGCAGCGCGCTGCTGGGCGAACCCCTCACCATCCACGGAGACGGGACGGCCAAGAGGGACTGGCTTTTCGTCCAAGAGACCTGCGAACGGCTGGATCTCGTGCTCCATGCCGATGACGCGGATGTCATAGGGGAGGTCTTCAACCTCGGTTCCGGGTTCGACCTGGACATCCTGGGCATCGCCCGGATGATCCTGAAGCTCCTCGGGCTTTCGGAAAACCTGATCACCTTCACGCCCGACCGACCCGGGCAGGTCCAGCACCACATCTCCAGCACCGCCAAGGCCGAAGCCGTCTTGAAGGTTCGCCCCTGCGCCCGTTTCCAGGAGGGACTCGAGAAGACCATCGAGTGGTACGCCGCCAACCGCAGGTGGTGGGAAAGAATGCTGAGCATGCGGCGCGTCGAAATCGTCGACAAGGACGGGACCGTTCAATTTTATTGACACGAGGCATCCTTCCGTGATGAATGACCCTCCGTTATGAAGATCCTATTCGTCATACCCATTTCAGACGAGCGATTCAACAGCACGCCCGACATCGGCCAGGGGTACCTCGCCGCCCTGGCCCGGCAATCGGGGCACAGCGTCGCCTATCTGGATTGTCTGGTGGAGCCATGCTCCTATCTGGATTTCAGGCGCCGCCTCGAGGCATTCCGCCCCGACATCGTCGGCATCAAGGTCTTCAGCTGCGATGTCCCGAGTGCCGCAGAGATGCTGCGCATCGTCCAGGAGACCCTGCCCGGGGCGGTGACCGTGATCGGCGGTCCACACCCCTCCTGCGAGTCCCCGGAAAACCTTTTCGAGCAGTTCCCCGGCCTCGATTATGCCTTCGCCGGAGAGGCGGAGCCCGGGTTCCAGGCCTTTCTGAGCCAGCTGGAGCAAACAGGGCGGGCCGGACCCGGCATTCCGGGGCTCCTCTATCGCGCAGATGATCGGATCACGGCCAACCACAGGGCCTTTGCGGACGATCTCGATGCGCTGCCCATGCCCGCCTGGGAGATCCTGAGGCCGGACCGTTACCGTTGCGGCTACTCCTTCATGACCACGAAGCTCCCGGCGGCCCCCATGGCCGTCACGCGCGGATGCCCTTTCCACTGCACCTTCTGCGGCTCCCACCTCATCACCGGAAGGCGCGTGCGCCGAAGGAACGTCGATCACGTCATCGATGAAATCCGCTATCTTCAGAAGCGCTTCCATGTCCGCACCATCGACATCGTCGACGAGAATTTCGCGCTCGATGCCTCTTTTGTCGGCCGGTTCTGCGAATCATTGCTCAGCCACGGCATCCGTATCGACTGGGACTGCCCCTATGGCATCCGCATAGAAAGGCTCAGCCCGGACCTTGTCCGCCTCATGGAGCGCTCCGGCTGCTTCGGCTTTTCCATCGGCATCGAAAGCGGCTCCCAGCGGATCCTCGACTCCGTCAAAAAACAGCTGAGCCTCGAAACGGTTCGTGAAAAGGTCCACATGATCAAAGCCGTGAGCGGCATCACGCTCCAGGGATATTTCATGCTGGGCTTTCCCAGCGAGACCCGGGCCGACATCGAGGCGACCATCCGCCTGGCCTGCAGCCTTCCGCTCGATTTCGTCGTCTTCTCGCCTCTGCGGGTGACCGAAGGGACGGAGATCTACCAGGAGATCACGGAACGATTCAAGGCGCCGCCGGATCTCTACTACCAGGGATTCGGGCGCCGTCATTGCCTGAAAGGCTATGCCGACCCGTCCGAAAGGGAGATGGCCGGACTTTATCGAAAGGCCTATCTGAAGTTTTACGGCCGC harbors:
- a CDS encoding glycosyltransferase; amino-acid sequence: MKSPEGNAASFGSIVQRAYIDQNRTTFRSDPFRFPYPGWDVSSSEWIRGADLIHVHDVAGFLSPVGLQRVFASGRPVVWTLYGQEPMTGGCHYAGRCEKYCDGCVGCPQLIDDPYGLPSVLLEDKTALYRASSFTAVAADVWILECAEKSKVFRGRQIRLIRKGIDASAFKVPTQREARGNGRAWKGILKVFIAGPCMRAEGRDARGAWDAFRSLLDATEIRKLVQDGTLQFIAPGIGNRSEGETGLPFIRVPYPESTDAWNALYESVDLYFAPVLTSGLPAGLLEAMCCAVPVMTLDRSDTRDLLESGEEGWLVEPGDFSQMANALSRLAADRVKIREAGNAARAAVEVKCGSERMVGQYLALYGSLMENRATRTGSAVMGPRDSGVLETLWHSPRCEAETASGQMGPFTARIYDDLLSWSLRKTCPGLLKAASTAESEKADLRKKLMLLEEKVSHLSSDRSIRIELVEELAQRFAAVDQQRSILSNQNRSLREEIRCKDSEIERLGLELNQIRWNLFHPSDHDQQACKIDRESERLPIEGHGIESYLRPTQMGFSKEQIWGLEETFRSKQAELDSLALQLSRLEADRIARGDQIALLRDRLTSVAEESEARLEQITVLNARVKELERELNGKCETEGSLLDEVGRLEADRIARGDQIALLRDRLTSVAEESEARLEQITVLNARVKELERELNGRCATEGSILEEMGHPADGDHLEGGTDSVPGRKKAFCR
- a CDS encoding glycosyltransferase, yielding MTNARERIRGKLESGAALKVLFLNDIGFRYGAGLAELRQIKSFLMMGHEVKALCWDAGEKEPLEMILAGASEAWQGLHSRKHLHLECGRSAGAIVEALTVEIAAEAPDVVIVGNLHAAGWPLEIFLGLRDLDVLTVAYAHDCYLFTGRCAYPGECRLYLTGCDESCLTCDSYPPLHAGDIAEAWRLRRTIFSGTSGIPLATNSLWTLGFARSALGDSINAEVVYLGLDTDVFKPMPRDLCRRLLGIPLDAFVILGGAVNVQDHRKGGRFFDEVLAILQNEACFLLFGDNSTRFERAHTVGFVDEHCKMPLLYGAADLFMATSTEEAFGQTIMEAAACGVPVAAFAVGGVPEIARHGLNARLVEEVGVASLVDALRFFMSCPDTCREYGEAGRKLAKDRFSLLGQGLRWNEYILNQVSLPDRVEKAESERGIRSPPALSEHGKDLTPEISVDRVPRFCIVTPCLNAEAFIDEAIAGILTQAGPFRIRYHIQDGGSSDGTLEKIEQWEKRLSGGSLPLFCKGIEFSFATGADKGMYDAVNRGFEHIGLEETDYMTWLNADDRLLQGAFAAAGHLLGTFKSVDWVGGRAALIDQEGAMTGVFELTPYPRRSLRAGIFDGRRLGFVMQEGTFWRAALWQRVGGLRPDLRLAGDFDLWRRFAEYAEYVVADFHFASHRRRRGQLSEFLDDYYEEVERIVDREVRDAEWERHQRVVRSLDAMEVFGYAGKVIRFNFATRKWGLRNEAYDCRETDQSIIVTPNCTKLATGMTFLSGFRAKEVAYPHLSLPAGIRWIINPEACLSIDCPKAEEYLLGFRCRSFHQNVHGVLVHEDCEVTPFVVPYTGHERDCLVLLRASLHEGVNRLTLKLTLEDAAIETPDLWLLMIACEAVPLAEICSMP